TTTGGATGGCAAATTTATAGCCGATCAGGCAATAAATAATCGGAAAAATAATCAACATAACTATTCCAAAAGCTATGAGCGGAAAACAAACCTCTGCTCCTGCGTTGGCACATATATCGGGCAAATAGATAAATAACAGAACGTTGAGCAGTAGCCCTGCAAGGCAAAAAAATAAAAAACGACTGACTGCAATCCATGAAGCGCGGGCAACAAATGCGAGTAAAGACTTAATACCGGCCATATTTAAAAATCGGGTTTGAAAGATTACTCGCCGGTCATTGCCGGCTAACCGTTGTATCAAATTTATATAACATCAGGTTGAATAAACAGGTAGCAGCGATTTAAGGTACTAAATTGATTACCCTGAAAGAATTCAGAAATTCTCCGATCATTTTTTATCAGGTATCTATTCTTGCGTATTTAGCGTGTTTTTCAATAAAATCTCTTCTTGGTTCGACATCATCCCCCATCAGCATTGAAAAAATGCGGTCTGCCTCTGCAGCACTGTCAATAGTTACTTGTTTCAGAATCCGGCGGTTTGGATCCATCGTTGTTTCCCAAAGCTGTTCGGCGTTCATTTCCCCCAAACCTTTATATCGCTGAATATTGACCACCCGATTAGGATCATCGTTTCCGGCAAGTTTTTGAACTGCTGCATCCCGGTCATCGTCGTTCCAGCAATAGATAAAATCTTTTCCGCGTTTGACCAAATAAAGCGGTGGAGTGGCGATATAAATATAGCCTCGCTCAATCAGGTCTTTCATTTGACGGAAAAAGAAGGTGAGTATCAGGGTGGTGATATGACTTCCGTCCACATCGGCATCACACATAATGACCACCTTGTGATAGCGGAGTTTATCGGTATTGAGTTCCTTGTTTTCGTTTTGAAACACTCCGAGTGCCATATAGATATTTTTAATCTCTTCGTTGTCGTAGATTTTATATTCCATGGCTTTCTCGACGTTGAGGATCTTACCTCTTAGGGGCATGATGGCCTGAAAGTTGCGATCCCTTCCTTGTTTGGCGGTACCCCCTGCCGAATCTCCCTCAACCAGGAACAATTCACAGGCTTCGGGGTCTTTGTTTGAGCAGTCTGCCAGTTTTCCGGGCAAGCCGCTGCCTGTTAAAGCGGTTTTTCTTTGTACCAATTCGCGGGCTTTTCGGGCAGCATTACGCGCTGTGGCGGCGAGAATTACCTTTTCAATGATAGTTTTGGCCTGACGCGGGTTTTCTTCCAAAAAAGCGACAAGTTTATCGCCAACCACCCCTTCTACAATACCTGCAACTTCCGAGTTGCCCAATTTGGTTTTTGTTTGCCCCTCAAACTGCGGCTCAGGTACTTTCAGCGATATCAGCGCTGTCAATCCTTCGCGAAAATCATCTCCGGTAATTTCAACTTTAACCTTGCTGAACAATCCGTTTTTTTCGGCATAAGTTTTAAATGTGCGGGTTAGCGCTCTGCGAAATCCCGATACATGGGTTCCTCCCTCTATGGTATTGATATTGTTAACATAAGAATGGACATTCTCGTTGTAAGTGGAGTTGTACTGAAGTGCTACTTCAACGGTAACCATATCCCGTTCTCCTTCCATACAAATCGGCGTTTCAATCAGAGAGGTCCGGTTAGCGTCGAGATATTTTACAAATTCAGACAATCCTCCCTCAGAAAAAAATTCATCTTTCTGATAATTGCCTTTTTCGTCTTTTTCACGCAAGTCGGTCAAGGTAATTCGAATGCCTCTGTTCAGAAATGCAAGCTCGCGCAAACGGGAAGCAAGGGTTTCGTAATTATAAGTCAGTACGGTAAATATCTGAAAATCGGGTTTAAACGTGGTTGTTGTACCTGTATTCTCGCTTTTACCGATTTGCTTTACAGGATATGCCGGAACTCCACGCACATATTCCTGAACAAACAACCCGCCGTCCCTTTCTACTTCTACTTTCAGGTTTTCGGACAACGCATTGACACAAGAAACCCCTACCCCGTGCAAACCGCCCGATACTTTATAGGTATTTTTGTCAAATTTACCTCCTGCATGTAATACCGTCATTACAACTTCAAGTGCCGACCGCCCCTCTGCAGTATGAATAGCTACCGGAATTCCGCGCCCGTCATCTTTCACACTGATTGAGTTGTCTTCGTTGATAACAACATCTATATTTTTGCAATAACCTGCAAGTGCTTCATCAATGGAATTATCCACAACTTCATACACCAAATGGTGTAAACCTTTGAACCCGATATCGCCAATATACATTGCCGGTCGTTTCCTGACAGCCTCTAATCCTTCGAGTACCTGAATACTATCGGCACCATAATTGCTTTGCATAAATTCTGTATGTTTTGCGAGTTTTACTAAACTTTGTATGAAACATTATTTGGTGTAAAGATACTGCTTTAACATCAATAATCTAATTTTAAATCTTATTATCTGTCAGACGCATCCATCAAATAGCCGGTATAAAACCATCGGGTGGTTTAAATTGTTCGCATCAATGCCGAAATATTTAGTTTTAGCTATTTTTTTTAGATGGGCAACATCATTGCAGCAGCGATACTTGTACCGCTTAAATTCACCTCATCAGATCTCATGATTAATTCCTCCTAAAACAAACCATAGTTATCTCTTTCTCTTATAATTGACTACTTTAGCTACCATTTTCAACAGGTCTGTTCAATCAGCACAAACCCACACGCTTGTTTTGCATCTGTTCACCCAAAAACTGCTGAAATGGTGGCATCATCACCAACGCCCCCTGCCCTGGAAACAAACC
This is a stretch of genomic DNA from Sphingobacteriales bacterium. It encodes these proteins:
- the gyrB gene encoding DNA topoisomerase (ATP-hydrolyzing) subunit B; this encodes MQSNYGADSIQVLEGLEAVRKRPAMYIGDIGFKGLHHLVYEVVDNSIDEALAGYCKNIDVVINEDNSISVKDDGRGIPVAIHTAEGRSALEVVMTVLHAGGKFDKNTYKVSGGLHGVGVSCVNALSENLKVEVERDGGLFVQEYVRGVPAYPVKQIGKSENTGTTTTFKPDFQIFTVLTYNYETLASRLRELAFLNRGIRITLTDLREKDEKGNYQKDEFFSEGGLSEFVKYLDANRTSLIETPICMEGERDMVTVEVALQYNSTYNENVHSYVNNINTIEGGTHVSGFRRALTRTFKTYAEKNGLFSKVKVEITGDDFREGLTALISLKVPEPQFEGQTKTKLGNSEVAGIVEGVVGDKLVAFLEENPRQAKTIIEKVILAATARNAARKARELVQRKTALTGSGLPGKLADCSNKDPEACELFLVEGDSAGGTAKQGRDRNFQAIMPLRGKILNVEKAMEYKIYDNEEIKNIYMALGVFQNENKELNTDKLRYHKVVIMCDADVDGSHITTLILTFFFRQMKDLIERGYIYIATPPLYLVKRGKDFIYCWNDDDRDAAVQKLAGNDDPNRVVNIQRYKGLGEMNAEQLWETTMDPNRRILKQVTIDSAAEADRIFSMLMGDDVEPRRDFIEKHAKYARIDT